One segment of Phragmites australis chromosome 13, lpPhrAust1.1, whole genome shotgun sequence DNA contains the following:
- the LOC133888072 gene encoding flavonol 3-O-glucosyltransferase UGT89B1-like yields METAPAPTPAPHVLVVPFPAQGHVLPLLDLAAPLAARGLRLTVVTTPANLPLLSPLLDAHPAAVRALTLPFPYHPSLPQGLESTKGCGPGYFPVFIHAFAALRGPILAWARSQSDPVVAVIADFFCGWAQPLAADLGVAGIVFSPSGIVGTAVPHSLFRRLVRRPAESDDEFSVVTFPAIPGMPAYQWRELSMTYRNYMEGGLEEQVRESVRQNFLWNLESWGFVSNTVRALEGRYLDTPLEDLGFRRVWAVGPVAPETDAAGARGGEAAVAAANLSAWLDAFAEGSVVYVCFGSQAVLTPAVAAALAEALERSAVPFVWVVGTGSGGVIPEGFEERAAAARRGMVVRGWAPQVAALRHAAMGWFMTHCGWNSVLEAATAGVPMLAWPMTADQFVNARLLVDEARVAVRACAGGVGVAPDAGELAAVLADAVGEKGRGVRACAKELAAEAARAVKEGGSSYADLEGLVQEIRRLR; encoded by the coding sequence ATGGAGACGGCACCCGCACCAACCCCCGCGCCGCACGTCCTCGTCGTCCCGTTCCCCGCGCAGGGCCACGTGCTGCCGCTGCTCGACCTCGCCGCCCCTCTCGCCGCTCGCGGTCTCCGCCTCACCGTCGTCACCACGCCCGCCAACCTCCCGCTCCTTTCCCCCCTCCTCGACGCGCACCCCGCCGCCGTCCGCGCCCTCACCCTCCCGTTCCCCTACCACCCGTCCCTTCCCCAGGGCCTCGAGAGCACCAAGGGCTGCGGCCCCGGATACTTCCCCGTCTTCATCCACGCGTTCGCCGCGCTCCGTGGACCGATCCTCGCGTGGGCCAGGTCCCAGTCTGACCCCGTCGTTGCCGTCATCGCCGACTTCTTCTGCGGATGGGCGCAGCCACTCGCCGCCGATCTCGGCGTAGCGGGAATCGTGTTTTCGCCGTCCGGCATCGTCGGCACCGCCGTCCCTCATTCGCTCTTCCGACGCCTGGTCAGGCGACCCGCGGAGAGCGACGACGAGTTTAGCGTCGTCACGTTCCCGGCAATTCCAGGCATGCCGGCTTACCAGTGGAGAGAGCTATCCATGACGTACAGGAACTACATGGAAGGCGGCCTGGAAGAGCAGGTCCGCGAGTCGGTGAGGCAAAACTTCCTCTGGAACCTGGAGAGCTGGGGGTTCGTGTCCAACACGGTCCGGGCGCTCGAGGGGAGGTACCTGGACACGCCGCTCGAGGACCTGGGGTTCAGGCGCGTCTGGGCGGTCGGCCCTGTGGCACCGGAGACGGACGCCGCCGGTGCGCGCGGCGGGGAGGCGGCTGTCGCGGCCGCCAATCTCAGCGCGTGGCTGGACGCCTTCGCGGAAGGCTCGGTCGTGTACGTGTGCTTCGGGAGCCAGGCGGTGCTGACCCCGGCCGTGGCGGCGGCACTGGCCGAGGCACTGGAGCGGAGCGCCGTGCCGTTCGTGTGGGTCGTGGGCACTGGGAGCGGCGGCGTGATCCCTGAAGGGTTCGAGgagcgcgcggcggccgcgaggCGCGGGATGGTGGTGCGCGGGTGGGCGCCGCAGGTGGCGGCGCTGCGGCACGCCGCGATGGGGTGGTTCATGACGCACTGCGGGTGGAACTCGGTGCTGGAGGCGGCCACCGCGGGGGTGCCAATGCTGGCGTGGCCGATGACGGCCGACCAGTTCGTGAACGCGCGACTGCTCGTCGACGAGGCGCGTGTCGCGGTGCGCGCGTGCGCGGGTGGCGTCGGCGTCGCCCCGGACGCGGGCGAGCTCGCCGCCGTGTTGGCCGACGCGGTCGGGGAGAAGGGCCGCGGCGTGAGGGCGTGCGCCAAGGAGCTCGCGGCCGAGGCGGCGCGCGCGGTGAAGGAAGGCGGGAGCTCGTACGCTGATTTGGAGGGGTTGGTGCAAGAGATTCGGAGGCTTCGTTGA
- the LOC133888991 gene encoding small RNA degrading nuclease 1-like, with the protein MAKRLAGAEKEVLVEIVRFTQRNGLKGSDGGWKDFLARNDKKFGASVSDPRKRSRDVLLAFLLTFAKDFQKYFSKLVKRQKERGAIQQHMKDFPDEVSPEQKLVQLTAEHPEYRKSYILPSYEEGWKVLRVGEVSNIMSSRAMLGIDCEMVLCNDGTEAVVRVCVVDNNLEVKLDTLVNPFKAIADYRTHITGVSKKDLEGATSSLVDVQKSLKRFLSKGKILIGHSLHRDLCALKIDYSQVIDTAYIFKYANLPATTSASLNSLCKSVLGYSIREEGEPHNCLKDAKAAMDLVLAKLKHGFNDPIEVAASSVPESDVLKLFAHRIPVYLPCQELRKIFPGNPSIDDKIDTRIRGEFYSTCILFNGVDEVEKAFEELDGQETKDSGGRLQKHVLLKRDNGDVVSFYVRKMVYGSQLNQFEFSKKRPHPTEDADPKKEHVDGDQQKKKRNSKKHVNKANISVLE; encoded by the exons ATGGCCAAGCGGCTCGCTGGCGCCGAGAAAGAG GTGCTCGTTGAGATCGTGAGGTTCACTCAGAGGAACGGATTGAAAGGCTCCGATGGGGGATGGAAGGATTTCTTGGCTCGGAACGATAAGAAGTTTGGCGCCTCAGTCAGCGACCCCAGGAAGCGATCCAGGGACGTGCTGCTCGCCTTCCTTCTAACCTTCGCCAAAGATTTTCAAAAG TACTTCAGCAAATTGGTGAAGCGTCAGAAGGAAAGAGGTGCTATTCAGCAGCATATGAAGGATTTTCCTGACGAGGTTTCTCCCGAGCAG AAACTTGTTCAACTGACGGCAGAGCATCCAGAGTACAGGAAAAGCTATATCTTACCATCTTACGAAGAG GGATGGAAAGTATTGCGGGTAGGAGAAGTCTCTAATATAATGAGCTCGAGAGCTATGTTGGGAATTGACTGTGAGATGGTCCTTTGCAATGATGGCACGGAGGCTGTGGTCCGAGTATGTGTTGTAGACAACAATCTGGAG gTGAAGTTGGACACACTTGTAAATCCATTTAAAGCTATTGCTGACTATAGGACACACATCACTGGTGTATCTAAGAAGGATTTAGAAGGAGCCACATCATCATTAGTTGATGTTCAG AAATCATTGAAGAGATTCTTGTCCAAAGGAAAGATTTTGATTGGCCATAGCTTACATAGAGATTTATGTG CTCTAAAGATCGATTACTCTCAAGTTATTGATACAGCATACATCTTTAAGTATGCGAATTTACCTGCAACCACATCAGCTTCCTTAAACAGCTTGTGCAAG TCTGTTTTGGGGTATTCTATTCGAGAAGAAGGAGAACCACATAATTGCTTAAAGGATGCAAAAGCTGCGATGGATCTAGTTCTCGCAAAGCTTAAGCATGGATTTAATGATCCCATTGAAGTTGCTGCGAGTAGT GTGCCTGAATCTGATGTGTTGAAGTTGTTTGCTCATAGAATTCCAGTGTACCTGCCTTGCCAAGAGCTGCGCAAAATTTTCCCTGGGAACCCCAGTATTGATGACAAG ATTGATACGAGAATTCGAGGTGAATTTTATTCTACAtgtattttattcaatggcGTAGATGAGGTAGAGAAGGCATTTGAAGAACTGGATGGCCAAGAGACTAAG GACTCCGGTGGGAGACTTCAAAAACATGTACTGCTGAAGCGCGACAATGGAGATGTTGTGAGCTTCTATGTTCGAAAGATGGTATATGGTTCCCAGCTCAACCAGTTTGAATTTTCAAAGAAGAGACCACATCCCACTGAGGATGCGGATCCAAAGAAAGAACATGTTGACGGGGAtcagcaaaaaaagaaaagaaatagtaAGAAGCATGTGAACAAGGCAAACATATCGGTGCTTGAATGA